In Theileria parva strain Muguga chromosome 4 map unlocalized ctg_529, whole genome shotgun sequence, one DNA window encodes the following:
- a CDS encoding WD domain G-beta repeat protein: MKYEPVTCIRYKDGFTSSTYFTDCLLTSSITGKICQWDLITGNQISEFQTNIKTKFCTPYSRDISDRFDMLVLQTNDDISLFDLNAKNISATAHINTKCFARFSLLHSCSSSQPLIISPSGLNLIKVFDLRVNSGTVKFGEVLEIGPIKINHSRKSELGMIHNCQPFYSIGDSCIISTYESGSIVLYDIRKPNEPFVPVYITDSLEPIPSLSVWNNVFLIGDTVGNISMFYASKDKGIVLLKTKNISPDSLKPPGINCLSTRIDGAVLVAGCWDRCVRVFETKTLDLKCILDSHSSSIVDVSFSKTSNQFSTASSNGNANIWNLF; this comes from the exons atGAAATATGAACCCGTTACATGTATTAGATACAAGGATGGGTTCACATCCTCCACTTATTTTACTGATTGTTTACTGACATCTTCAATTACTGGTAAAATTTGCCAGTGGGATTTGATAACTGGAAATCAGATTTCCGAATTTCAAACTAATATAAAGACTAAATTTTGTACTCCTTACTCCCGAG ATATTTCTGATAGATTTGACATGTTGGTTTTACAAACCAACGATGATATTTctttatttgatttaaatGCCAAGAATATTAGTGCTACAGCTCATATTAATACAAAATGCTTTGCAAGGTTTAGTTTACTACATTCTTGTTCTTCAAGTCAACCCCTTATAATCTCACCTTCCggtttaaatttgattaaagTTTTTGATTTAAGAGTTAATTCAG GTACTGTAAAATTTGGTGAAGTACTGGAGATAGGTCCAATTAAGATAAATCATTCTCGAAAGAGTGAATTGGGCATGATTCACAACTGTCAACCTTTTTATTCTATTGGCGATTCTTGTATTATATCCACTTACGAATCTGGTTCAATTGTTCTATATGATATAAGAAAACCAAATGAACCCTTTGTTCCCGTTTACATTACTGATTCTTTGGAACCTATACCCTCTTTATCTGTATGGAACAATGTTTTCCTGATAGGAGACACTGTGGGTAATATTTCTATGTTTTACGCATCAAAGGACAAGGGAATTGTTTTACTGAAAACGAAAAACATTTCTCCAGACTCTTTAAAACCACCCGGTATTAATTGTCTTTCTACTCGGATTGATGGTGCTGTTTTGGTGGCTGGATGCTGGGACAGATGTGTGAGAGTTTTCGAAACGAAAACTTTGGATCTCAAATGTATTCTTGACTCCCATTCCTCTTCTATTGTTGATGTTTCATTTAGTAAAACTTCAAATCAGTTTTCTACAGCTTCTAGTAATGGGAATGCCAACATTTGGAACCtcttctaa
- the FES1 gene encoding ubiquinol-cytochrome c reductase iron-sulfur subunit — translation MSRINYLLNFKRYFGGTLQLEMRKSMVMPAASEMPLYRNVFDRADNPRLWSMDNTKYEKSGPVTELSDLVTPHGHGHLFGNTGVTRYAHYVNVWEPVFPRTPDISKGELISGANFTRTSGWYSPNEPTIVSVGKLSPANQRPIGYAENCVIPESTYPESFPDFREYRLPRGTDRKATIYLMTATFFFFFFAFLRSLICKVVHYFWLTRDVVAAGSVEVNVGQMLPGDQITVKWRNKPVFIRRRTPEEIARAKKDDALFDTMRDPAIDSERNVNPEWLVNIGVCTHLGCIPTRGGNYGGFYCPCHGSHYDSSGRIRLGPAPANLEVPPYKFIDDNTIKLG, via the exons ATGAGTAGAATTAATTacttattaaattttaaaaggtATTTTGGAGGAACCTTGCAGCTTGAAATGAGAAAATCAATGGTAATGCCAGCTGCAAGCGAGATGCCCTTATATAGAAATGTTTTTGACAGAGCAGATAATCCGAGATTGTGGTCGATGGACAACacaaaatatgaaaaatcAGGCCCTGTAACAGAACTTAGTGATTTGGTTACGCCTCATGGCCATGGGCACTTGTTTGGAAACACTGGTGTAACTCGTTACGCCCATTATGTAAACGTATGGGAACCGGTTTTCCCAAGAACACCAGATATATCAAAGGGCGAGTTGATTTCAGGAGCTAATTTCACTAGGACAAGTGGATGGTACTCTCCTAACGAACCAACAATAGTATCAGTGGGTAAATTGTCCCCTGCTAACCAGAGGCCGATAGGGTATGCTGAAAACTGTGTAATTCCAGAATCAACATACCCAGAATCATTTCCTGATTTTAGAGAATATAGACTACCACGTGGCACTGATAGAAAGGCTACAATTTATCTCATGACTGCAActttcttcttcttctttttcGCCTTTCTAAGGTCattaatttgtaaagtTGTTCATTACTTTTGGCTCACAAGG GACGTTGTAGCCGCAGGCTCAGTTGAAGTTAATGTCGGACAAATGTTACCTGGAGATCAAATTACTGTTAAATGGAGAAATAAACCAGTTTTCATCAGACGAAGAACACCAGAAGAGATTGCAAGAGCTAA GAAAGATGATGCATTATTTGATACAATGAGGGATCCAGCAATAGATAGTGAGAGAAATGTGAACCCAGAGTGGCTGGTAAATATCGGAGTGTGTACACATTTGGGCTGTATTCCTACAAGAGGTGGAAATTACGGAGGTTTCTATTGCCCATGTCACGGATCTCACTACGATTCCTcag gaaGAATTAGACTTGGTCCAGCACCAGCAAACCTAGAAGTTCCTCCatacaaatttattgatGATAACACTATTAAACTTGGATAA
- a CDS encoding Ribosomal protein S17 family protein, translating into MLFLSKICKHWHYKTWQRYTAGYLRTFIKNRLPNNELIGYVINDKHPKSVRVACDRYMYVVRYKKTFRMTKKVWVHDEYKEARLGDIVRIQPLGYRIGPWKTYVLTRILHTQNPHLDNF; encoded by the exons ATGTTGTTTTtaagtaaaatatgtaaacaTTGGCATTATAAAACATGGCAAAGATATACCGCCGGTTATTTGAGAACAT TTATAAAGAATCGTTTACCAAACAACGAGCTTATAGGATATGTGATAAACGATAAACATCCTAAGTCCGTAAGGGTGGCCTGTGATAG ATATATGTATGTGGTCCGGTATAAGAAGACATTTAGAATGACCAAAAAGGTCTGGGTTCATGATGAATATAAAGAGGCAAGACTGGGAGATATAGTAAGGATACAGCCTCTTGGATATAGGATAGGCCCTTGGAAAACGTATGTATTAACTAGAATACTACACACCCAAAATCCACACCTTGATAACttttaa
- the rpb-5 gene encoding DNA-directed RNA polymerases II and IV subunit 5A: MDDEEGRLFRCRRTCCEMLEDRGYFIPVQEKLETFAEFKARYEMHEKVRSKMLLVASQRTASENKLLVYFADEKKKTGVKPIRELTERMEDHDIHRAILVTQNVLTPFAKDAIMEAYPKNIIENFMETELLVNITKHELVPKHIPLTMEEKQNLLQKYKVKESQIPRIQSADPVARYFGLSKGQVVKIIRPSETAGRYVTFRLVV; the protein is encoded by the exons ATGGATGACGAGGAAGGGAGGTTATTCAGATGTAGAAGGACCTGCTGTGAAATGCTAGAAGACCGTGGTTACTTCATTCCTGTCCAAGAAAAGTTGGAAACATTCGCAGAATTTAAAGCTAGATATGAGATGCATGAGAAAGT gcGTTCTAAAATGTTACTAGTTGCATCCCAGAGGACAGCTtcagaaaataaattactgGTTTACTTCGCTGATGAGAAGAAGAAAACAGGTGTAAAGCCCATCAGAGA ACTTACTGAGCGTATGGAAGACCACGATATACACAGAGCCATTTTAGTAACTCAAAATGTTCTAACTCCTTTCGCTAAAGAT GCGATAATGGAGGCATATCCCAAGAATATAATAGAGAATTTTATGGAAACTGAGCttttagtaaatataaCTAAGCATGAGCTGGTACCAAAACATATTCCTCTAACGATGGAAGAGAAACAAAATCTACTCCAGAAATACAAg GTTAAGGAGAGTCAGATTCCTAGGATTCAGTCTGCAGATCCAGTAGCAAGGTACTTTGGTCTATCAAAGGGACAG gtTGTTAAGATCATTCGACCAAGTGAAACAGCTGGAAGATACGTCACATTCAGACTAGTCGTATAA
- a CDS encoding Coiled-coil domain-containing protein 55 (DUF2040) family protein, whose protein sequence is MKIVLKTNNGGEKNLDKSDDKNELTKNEFKKPQNSILNLAFGLKGDNTLDNDHEIDGKHFLSRNKPENSKPTFDSLKARKFAKALDYSDKANSDLDLDPQLYLYDELVPDRNTEESAKFKYLGFVDESKNISSLDLNNDSQGRTGKSDDKEPEEQVESKKESRYMSKMVTVARKRQMERDIAFEKQLLKEELKSDSNIGEVFVTGAYKKKLEERKLFEEEQKKKEEYDAVHSKNSLTKLHTYLLKTGFAKRSSTDNPNH, encoded by the coding sequence atgaaaattgttttaaaaacGAATAATGGAGGAGAGAAGAATCTTGATAAATcagatgataaaaatgaattaactaaaaatgAGTTTAAAAAGCCACaaaatagtattttaaaccTCGCTTTTGGGTTAAAGGGTGATAATACACTCGATAATGACCATGAAATTGACGGcaaacattttttatctaGAAATAAGCCTGAAAATTCAAAACCTACTTTTGACTCTCTTAAAGCTAGAAAATTTGCAAAGGCTCTAGACTATTCTGATAAGGCTAATTCTGATCTTGACCTTGACCCTCAATTATATTTGTATGACGAACTTGTACCTGATAGAAACACCGAAGAATCGGCTAAATTTAAGTATCTTGGATTTGTAGACGAATCCAAGAACATATCGAGTTTAGATTTGAATAATGACTCACAAGGAAGAACGGGAAAATCTGATGATAAGGAACCTGAAGAGCAAGTTGAAAGTAAGAAAGAGTCTCGGTACATGAGTAAGATGGTTACTGTGGCTAGAAAGCGTCAAATGGAACGCGATATTGCATTTGAGAAACAGCTTCTTAAAGAGGAACTTAAGTCTGACTCTAATATCGGAGAGGTATTTGTTACAGGCGCTTATAAGAAGAAGTTGGAGGAACGTAAGCTTTTCGAGGAAGAACAGAAGAAAAAGGAAGAATATGACGCTGTTCACAGCAAGAACAGTCTTACCAAATTACACACATATCTTTTAAAAACTGGTTTTGCCAAAAGATCATCAACTGATAATCCTAAccattaa